The Bacteroidota bacterium DNA window GTTTTTTCAGATAAATTGTATATTACTTTTAGTATTTAAACAAATACAACAATTCGTTATATAGTATGTAGGTAAGGATAATCCGTTAAAAAAACACCTTAATTATGCACATGAAGGGGGTATTTGACAAAAAGTAAACGGAGAAGAATTAATGGCAAATGGGAATATAAAATGAAATTTTTTGCCAACTAGCAAAATTACTTTTTCATCAACTTATCTAACTTTTGAAAATCATCTGCGAAAAATGTTTCAAATGATATTTTGTGAAATTTTAAAATTCTGTACAAAGATAAAATAGTTAAGTTAGAGCCTTTTTCGTATTTACCATACTGTGCTCTGGGAATTTCAGCATCGTATGCAAAGGTTTCCTGACTGCTATACCCTTTTGCAATACGCAATTGTCTGATACGTTCTCCTAGTAATTGATATAACAATTCTATTTCTTGTTCTTTCACTTATGCAAATAAGTTTTTGCTCTGCCTAAAAATTACCTTATTAAAATAGGAATTTATAAGTAGATTAAATTGGTATTGCATTTAATCAAAACGGGAAAATGGCAATAAATAGAAATAAGTGAGCTATATAAGCAGATGTATATTCATTTATATAAATGGTTTTGAATGCATGTTTAAGCATTCTCTCACATAACTAACGAATTTAGATTAAGTATCGTTTTTCAATTACGTTTCTATGGTGTATTTCGTGGCCTAATAACATATAGGAAATGCTTCGAGGACTGGCCGGCCTGTTATTGGCTGAACCCATTTTATCCCAAGATGTGGTTGGTAATGATTTTAATAGCTCAATGGTGGCTCCTCTCACCATAGAAAATTCACGTACCAAATCCATTATTTTTCTTTTATCGGCCATGCTGTTTTCTGCATAAATATTTTCATCAAAACCCAATAAAGCTACTTCCGGTTGGCGGGCAATAGCCAAAATACGGTACTGGAAAATACGCTCACAATCTATAATATGTTGAAATACTTCTTTAATTGTCCATTTGGTAGGTTCGTATTTATAAAGCAGGGTTTCTTCGTCTAAGCTGGTTAATAAATCAATAGTATCCATGCTTTCTTTATATAATTCGGTATATAAATCGTCTGATTTTACTAGGTTAACGTATTGGGCAATGTATGGGTGGAATAATGATAAATCGGGTTTTGCTATATTCATTTTGTGTAAATAAAAAGGCAAAACTAAATGAAATTTCTGAATGTTTAATTTTGATTATTTAATTTTCCATGGCTTATTGACTGCTAAGCTTTTGGCTTGCAAACACGGGGATTTCCGAAAATATGCTTCGTGCTATTAAATAAAATGAGCTATTAAGCTAATAGCCAATGCTTAAAAGTACCTTTTAAATTTAAAAAATAAAACTAAAAACATTTTGCAGTTCAATTAATTACAATTATAATTGCGGGCTTTTTTAAGCGAAAGGAGATCAAATAAATTGACAGAAACAACAAAAAACAAAACAACAAATTTACCAGATTTTGACTGGAACATGGACAACGCAGGCTTTGGCGATTACAACCAAAACGAGCGTGAACAAATGGCATCGGCTTA harbors:
- a CDS encoding helix-turn-helix transcriptional regulator — encoded protein: MKEQEIELLYQLLGERIRQLRIAKGYSSQETFAYDAEIPRAQYGKYEKGSNLTILSLYRILKFHKISFETFFADDFQKLDKLMKK
- a CDS encoding DinB family protein yields the protein MNIAKPDLSLFHPYIAQYVNLVKSDDLYTELYKESMDTIDLLTSLDEETLLYKYEPTKWTIKEVFQHIIDCERIFQYRILAIARQPEVALLGFDENIYAENSMADKRKIMDLVREFSMVRGATIELLKSLPTTSWDKMGSANNRPASPRSISYMLLGHEIHHRNVIEKRYLI